In Setaria viridis chromosome 5, Setaria_viridis_v4.0, whole genome shotgun sequence, the genomic stretch CAACACGGCATTGCGTAAAAAACAAGCCGAAGACGCAAGGAGACACTGGGACTGGGGCCAAAAAGGGACCTACCAGTTTTCAGAAATGTCATGATCCAAAGATGAAAAGCAAGTGGAACAAGTTCACACACACAGCAGCAGAGACTTGTAGACTTGTGATACAGTAGTATATGCACTCAGGCTTACTGGCTTAACCACTTGAGCTCTGGTTCAGAAGATGGACTTGTTGGCCTCTCCAAGTCAGAACCCAAGTTGCGCTCGAAAACAACGCAGAATTCCAGCTGCAAGACGCGAAACGTTAGCCCAAGATAAGGGAAGAATTGAGGGTCAGAAACACGCGCCCGGGCGCCTGTTTCGTCGCATGACCCTTTTCCTGCGGATTTCCGGTTCCATAATTCTACTACCAGGATTGTGACCCCAGATTTCGATCGCCTTTAACTTTACCTTTTCGGCAagatttgattttgttttagctttttaggAGAGCTGCTGTTTTCATCTCATGGAAATTTGCAAATCCCATTGCACCGAAGCTGGTGCAGGGGAAACCAAAAAAGGATTTGCTCTGCAAAGAACAATTTTCACCTTAGCTATTTGGACACTGCAATGAAGCATCACGGCTTCTGCATCTAAACACGCACACACTACCAATGAGACTCATGACTTACTGTCACTGAACATTAACATTTTTTTAAGGAAGAAGGATGTTCTCTTAATCAAAAAGTATCTGCAGTGTTACATTCCTCTTAGAACTGCAGGTTCATGTTATACAGGCCTCGCAGCTTGTGGTTTACACTTATACAACGTGCAGAGTATGCACCTCaggtcaaagaagaagaagatgaacaaacaTACGAAAGAATGCATTGTACAAGATCAAAAAACATCTTACGACAAACAACCAACAAAATTGTTAACCCTCATCTAACCAATTGAACGAACGCTGCAACGCCTTCGAAAACGGCGGTGCAAAGTCTGCAACTGCGGCGACAcggcgaggccggccggccatgtCAATGAGCAGCGCCGCCGGCTCACTTGCCTTTGTGCTTGGGGAGCGTGAGCGCCACGGCCGGCGTCTGGAACCCCATGAACTGCTGCTTGGGCGACCGCCTGGTGGCCCCCGGCGCCGGGCTCGGGATTGGGAGCCTGGCGCTGGTCGGGGTCGGGAGCCCCATGTAGTGGAGCCGCGGCGACAGCCTGATCCTCGGGCTGGGGCGCGGCGACGGGATCGGCAGCGGCAGCCTGCCCGCCGCGCCCGGCGACGGCGCCACCCGCGGCGACAGGTTCACCTGCTCCAGCGCCATGCTCTGCAGGTCCGCCGGGTAGTCCCGGAGGCACCCGATGCGCGCGCCCGTCGGCGTCGACCACTTGAACGACGGCCGCCTCGCCATCATCTCCGGCTCcgcggcatcctcctcctcgccgccgccgacggccatctcggccgccacctcctccttcaCGATGTCCACCTCCGGCAGCTCCACCGGCTGGTCCGTCTCCACGGTCTCGCCGTGCGCCGCAGCTTCGGCGGTGGGCGCTTCGGCCTCCTCCGGCGCCTTCTTGAACGACGGgtactcgtcgtcgtcgacggagCAGCGCTTGACGTTGGCGAGGTCGACGCTGTTCTCCTCGAGGAAGGCGATGAACTCCCTGAAGTTCTCCTCCGTGGGGTGGTAGTGCCCGCTGTATGGCCAGATCGCCCTGAGGACGCCCTCCTTGGCGACGAGCCTCCCGGCGGCCGTCGTGGCGGCGCCGGACAGGAAGCTCGAGTGTTGGAACCTGCCCTTCCTCTTCTGCCCGACGTACAGCGACCGGCTTGTGCTCAGCACGAAGATCCACTTGGACTCCTCGTTCGTGTTCACCAGCTCCCCGCTCTGCTTGTACAGCAGACGCCCTCCCTCCACGATCACCTCGTACGCCGCCCTCTCGTTCTGCCATTGATTGATTTTGGAGTAACATTCAGATCAGTCGCAAGCTTATTTATATATGTTGCAATACaattagaattatttttttgatATGTTTATTTAGAAGGATGTTGTGGGCACAGTACATACCGGTCCGAGGTACATGATGAGTTGCGAATAGAGCTTGCTTCTTGGGCATTTGGGGTGATGCTGGTCTCTACCGGCGCCGATGTCCAGCCAGTAGAAGAAGGGCTCGCAGCTGGAGCTGGCGGACCAGATGTCGTAGTAGAGGTGCAGGTTGTGGCCGTAGCGGTGGCGCGGGTCAATCTAATTGaatcgaggaggaagaagaaacagatACCAGATGAGAAACatttcctccaattaatccaagaacaaaaatagaaaagaaatgaACAAGAGAAGGCAGCTTACCGCTTCGAGCCAGTGCTGGAGCGCGAGCTTCTGGGCCTTCTCATCCTTGGAGAGGCCCTTGCCGACCTTGGCGATCCTCTTGCCCGCCCTGGACCATCGCGACACGGCGGTCTCCTGCTTCCCCCCGTCGAAGAAGGAGATGGACTTGATGTTGAGGTAGACCGAGTCGTAGGTCTTCCACCAGAGCTCCTCGGCGATGATGGCGCTGTCGGCGAGGCTCCGGCGCGTGCGGTGGCCCTTGTAGATCTTCTGCAGCTTGGTGGCCGCCTCGTCGAGCTCCACGCGGGGCCGCGGGGAGATGTACTCgatcatggcctgcgccggggACGCCGCCTGGCGGGGGCTctgctgctgcggcgccggCTGCAGCGCCAGAGTCCCCGGGCGCGCGCCGTtgatgccgctgccgccccggccggcgggggccgccgACTCAGGCTCTTGAGGGGGCGCCGCCACCTGCGCCTCCCAGTTCTTGAAGCTGAGCGAGCGCtcgaggccgccgcgcgccatCTTGGCGGTGGCCCTGGGCGATGATGTCCTCACCGGCGAGAAGCAGCCATCCCGGGGGCTGCGCGGCTTCGGGGACAGGAGGTGGTTGCGCTCTGTGTTGAGCAGACTCAGAGACATCTCCCGGCTGGGTCCTCCCTGCAGGGACGGTGTCGCTGCTGCCGGAGAGCCGATCGTTCCTGCAGGTGAATCATGGGCATGGTGATGATCAGCTTAGGAAACTAGTATGTTGCTGGACAACGAAAATCCTAGTAGTTTAGGAGTTCGTCAGAGAATCAGGCTGGTGGTTGCAGGGCTAGCATATCAGCAATTGTTTGCAGAGCTAAATGCAATTATCCAAGCGAGGGACATGCTTGGccttatataaaataaaataaaaccaGCATCTATCTTATCCTGAGAGAAGAAAAGTCTCAGGAATGGCAGCAAAACGGAAGCTTGGCCTTTATTGCGAGCGCCGTACTATAGGGCAGGGCAGGAGATTAAGAGAAATCACAACCACTCAAACGACCTAAAATCTCCCAACAGAGTACACCAGCAGCAcaccagaagaagaaggaagaaaaaacagGTGGTAACTGGTAAATTCGTAGCATCGGTGCATACCCAGAGAGCGGATGGGAGAAGGAGAACCGGAGGTCGAGAGCTCGCCGCCGTAGCCCGTAGGTGTGGCGTTGCTTTGAGGTTTCAGTTGTTGTTGGTCCGTGGCTGGCACTCTCGGGGCAGGATGGGGGCGCCCATATATACATGCGCCAGCTCCATGGAGACTATGGAGGCAGAGGAGTACGAGTCCAAGTTGTGCGTTGCGGAGGCAGGGGGCGTGCGGTCTGGTGCGggagacgacgaggacgacgactgGGACCGAGCGACCGGTCGTTGCCGCGCGAGCGGGGGATGGCCCTGGGGTTGCCGACGAAGCCTCCGCGTCCCTGCCCAGCCCGGTTTCGCACGTCAGCGCGGCCGTATCCGGCGTTGTTTGGTCTTGGTTGGAACGGAAGCGAGCAGCCGAGCCAGGCGTCCATTCGAGTCCGCCTCGCCCAGCAAAGGTCCGTATGCACGACAGGGATGCTCGGCGTTGGTTGGCCGGTTGAAGCGATCAACCGGGGAAACATCAACCAAACACGTACGGTACCATGCAGTAGTGATCTCTTGATGGATGCACACTGGACACGTACACATAACACACGACTTTTGTTACCGCGCTCGACCTAGCTGCCGACCAAGCACGTACAGTCAACTTTTTGTTTCTTTCGCTGGTCTCTTGGGCCCAGAGACTCCGAGAGTTACCGCATTCCCTAACTTTGACCATTTACGGTTCACTGTATTAGTATACTGCTTCTCTGGGTCATAAATAAGTGCTGTTCTCAGCAAGAACAAGGTTAAAAAAACAACTTTTTTcatttaattttatttatttttacataTTTGTAGAGTCTACATAGGAAAAGAAACATATGATATATTAATATCGATGCCACACCGATCATGAAAACGTTAGATTACTTGGGGGAGAACTCTAAGGCTACATCTTTTTtgtctaaaagaaaaaaagttacaATCTGACAAGAAGGGATGGACTTTTCTTGTTTAGATTCCGTACCATGTATTATTACATTTATTAATTATATAAGCTTATTTCATGGATTGTTGACGCGCCATGACATTTATCAAATATATATGCGTATCCTGATGATGATCCTCAATATGATACTGTTGCTTCGCCTTACTACTAGATACTATCACTATCATGATGGCTGCCATGCATGATGTGGCATTGATTTAGTTATCTTGCTATCTTGTTCCACAATGCTTTGACTCTCAACTCCCCCGGTGGTACAATATTGTGAGCCGTTCCACATGCGTCTTTCCGAGTCATTGAAATATTTACTAGAGGTGTAAGGCTTACATCTCTCTCCTATAGAGATCGTCAAAGTCAAAAtttcaaacaaaagaaaacgtGGGGAGTAAATACCTATAATATGTAGCAACATTACCGCAAGTTCCATGTAAGTGCCTATGATCTTCTAGCTGTCCAAGGCTGGCGTTATCTTCTAGAAAGCTATTCTTTTGAACTAAATGACACTATTATCCTCATTAGAAGGTTTACAATCATTTTATAGTTTAATGGCTTGGAAAGATGTTTTATAGAATTTATAAGCTTATTCACAAGCTACATACTCTTTACAGCTAgcttacattattttcttttgttttttatttttgtagaaTATTTTGATACCAATTGCTTAAAGCTTTCTTATAGGTATGGGCCATATATTAGCTGATTTGTATTGGGTAACGTCCTGCAACAATATAAATTTGCTAAGAAATTATGTTTGTCATTTGGTAAATGTTTCCGAAACGTTAGGCACCTATTAGATTTATGTGATATTGGTAGTTCTACTCACTAGgatatttcaaattttcaatGAGTCATTTGACAATTGAGTATTTATAGGACTtgaatttttatatatatatatatatatatatatatatatatatatatatagcccAACACCCACATAAAGCTATCAAGTGCTTCCTGAGCTGTATATTTTCATCACTTTGCAGAGGGAAATGCCATAGAATAGTATGAAAATGTCAGCTACTAAAATACTATGTTTATATTGGCATATTTGTGCATACTTCATATATATTGCGACACTTTAGATACGTGTAAGTGACAAGGAAGAGTTAATTGTGTTCCAATATTTTATATCGCAAGAATGATGTACATAATAGATTCAAAGTTTATATAACTACATGCATttgctgaagaaaaaaaaatgcaaggaTCATATATAGAGTTATtgcaagaaaaataaagaaatcgTGATACCAGAAGTTAATGCGGCCCAAGACAACTTGACAATCTCATGACATTTATTTTGTAAGACTAGTATGTATGGGAAATGAGAGCTCGGCAACTCATTcaatttttaaaataatttgGTGACCGTACTATTTGAAAAAGTAAACAAAACTGTGCACATGCCACTTTTGAATTAAAATACATTAATAGAATATTTTTTAGTTTGTATGCCAATGTATGCATTATATGAAAATTTCATCCGTTGAGTGTTTGCTATCACTTGTCAAGAATATTGATACTAACATTTCACTCCTTATGATGAGTATCGTGTGGAAAAAGGAGCTCTAAACACAGCGATCTATTATCCTCTAATCCTCAAGCATGCCAAGGACACTAAGTGACGAATTGAGTCCTCTACTACATTTCACATTTTTCATTCCATGCTAGCAAGATGCTTAAAGCTAGCTCGTTGCAAAATTGAGCGGTCACTTTTTTCTTTATCATGAGCCGTGGTCCGCACCTGCATTGATGATAGCAAACCAAAGGAGATGTACCAGCGGTCACATTCCATTAGGATGTCGATTGGATTAATGGTGATGATGACCAGCTGGTTGATTGCTGGATGTGAAGGAGACAAGTAGTTGCCTCCTATTAAAAGTGATTGACTTTGTGTATCCATGCACCAATCATACCGTGGGGTCTTTGTGTGTTTTATCACATTAAACACGTAAAAAGTATGGGCCCCAAAAAGTATATAAGTCGAGAAATTTTACAATCATCTATTTATAGAATTGATTTCTGCATATATAAAGTGATCATTTAATTACACTAAATATCTGGAATTTTGCGAATTTAATTTGGATCATGAATCATTTGAATTATGATCACCTTTTGGACTGGCAAGGATTGAGAAGTAAATTAATTAGTACATGggtgttatagacaacattgcATGCATGCAACGGGCATGTGATCATTGCCCAGTACTttcaaaaaaagagagaatcaTCATCTGCATCAAACAATCAGTCAACTCCTAACCTTATACATGGTTATTATTACTACCCCAGTTACAGTGTGGTGGTTTGTAACTTACTCTGTGGTAGTAATTAGGGGGGGATCATGCACTAGAAGCAGAATCGTGTGGAATGGCCAAAAGATCACAGAGGAATGT encodes the following:
- the LOC117859017 gene encoding IQ domain-containing protein IQM1, translated to MSLSLLNTERNHLLSPKPRSPRDGCFSPVRTSSPRATAKMARGGLERSLSFKNWEAQVAAPPQEPESAAPAGRGGSGINGARPGTLALQPAPQQQSPRQAASPAQAMIEYISPRPRVELDEAATKLQKIYKGHRTRRSLADSAIIAEELWWKTYDSVYLNIKSISFFDGGKQETAVSRWSRAGKRIAKVGKGLSKDEKAQKLALQHWLEAIDPRHRYGHNLHLYYDIWSASSSCEPFFYWLDIGAGRDQHHPKCPRSKLYSQLIMYLGPNERAAYEVIVEGGRLLYKQSGELVNTNEESKWIFVLSTSRSLYVGQKRKGRFQHSSFLSGAATTAAGRLVAKEGVLRAIWPYSGHYHPTEENFREFIAFLEENSVDLANVKRCSVDDDEYPSFKKAPEEAEAPTAEAAAHGETVETDQPVELPEVDIVKEEVAAEMAVGGGEEEDAAEPEMMARRPSFKWSTPTGARIGCLRDYPADLQSMALEQVNLSPRVAPSPGAAGRLPLPIPSPRPSPRIRLSPRLHYMGLPTPTSARLPIPSPAPGATRRSPKQQFMGFQTPAVALTLPKHKGK